A part of Minwuia thermotolerans genomic DNA contains:
- the istA gene encoding IS21 family transposase translates to MLVVETIAKIRRAHFVHGKAIKAISRELKVSRKVVRKILRSGETAFAYERRVQPMPKIGPWRDELDRLLATNAARSSRERLTLVRVFEELRGLGYAGGYDAVRRYAASWRRRESAAAASAFVPLSFAPGETYQFDWSHEIVLIGGVTVTVKVAHLRLCHSRMLFVRAYPRETQEMVFDAHDRAFAFFKGACTRGVYDNMKTAVDAIFTGRERRYNRRFQQMCGHYLVEPVACTPAAGWEKGQVENQVGVVRRRFFAPRVRVKSYSELNAWLLDRCVAWAKAQPHPEAREKTIWEMFEAERPSLVPYRGPFDGFHAVPAAVSKTCLVRFDNNKYSVAAGAVGRPVEIRAYADRVELRQDGRIVGAHARAFGRGETVYDPWHYVPVLARKPGALRNGAPFKDWVLPASIERTRRKLRAVADDDRQMVDILAAVLTDGLSAVEAACAEALAEGVCSADVILNILARRRDPAPPMTIMTPEALRLASEPVADCARYDSLRRAL, encoded by the coding sequence ATGTTGGTTGTGGAGACGATCGCGAAGATCCGCCGAGCGCATTTCGTCCATGGCAAGGCGATCAAGGCGATCAGCCGCGAGCTGAAGGTGTCGCGGAAGGTCGTGCGCAAGATTTTACGGTCTGGGGAGACGGCGTTCGCCTATGAACGTCGGGTTCAGCCGATGCCGAAGATCGGCCCGTGGCGGGACGAGCTCGATCGACTTCTGGCGACGAACGCTGCGCGATCGTCGCGCGAACGTCTGACGTTGGTTCGTGTCTTCGAGGAGCTGCGCGGACTCGGCTACGCGGGCGGCTACGACGCGGTGCGGCGCTACGCGGCCTCGTGGCGCCGACGGGAGAGCGCAGCGGCGGCTTCGGCGTTCGTGCCGTTGAGCTTTGCGCCGGGCGAGACCTACCAGTTCGACTGGAGCCACGAGATCGTTCTGATCGGCGGCGTCACGGTGACCGTGAAGGTCGCCCATCTCCGGCTCTGCCACAGCCGGATGCTGTTCGTGCGGGCCTATCCGCGCGAGACGCAGGAGATGGTGTTCGACGCTCACGATCGGGCGTTCGCCTTCTTCAAGGGCGCGTGCACGCGGGGCGTCTACGACAACATGAAGACGGCGGTGGACGCGATCTTCACCGGCCGGGAGCGCCGCTACAACCGGCGCTTCCAGCAGATGTGCGGCCACTATCTGGTCGAGCCGGTGGCGTGCACGCCGGCCGCCGGCTGGGAGAAGGGCCAGGTCGAGAACCAGGTGGGCGTTGTGCGGCGGCGGTTCTTCGCGCCGCGTGTGCGGGTGAAGAGCTATTCGGAACTGAACGCCTGGCTGCTCGATCGCTGCGTCGCGTGGGCGAAGGCGCAGCCCCACCCCGAAGCGCGGGAGAAGACGATCTGGGAGATGTTCGAGGCCGAGCGGCCCAGCCTCGTGCCCTACCGCGGCCCGTTCGACGGCTTCCACGCCGTGCCGGCGGCGGTCTCGAAGACCTGCCTCGTGCGCTTCGACAACAACAAGTACTCGGTCGCGGCCGGCGCCGTGGGCCGGCCGGTGGAGATCCGCGCCTATGCCGACCGGGTCGAGCTCCGCCAGGACGGACGGATCGTGGGCGCGCACGCCCGCGCCTTCGGACGCGGCGAGACGGTCTACGATCCCTGGCATTATGTTCCGGTGCTGGCGCGCAAGCCCGGTGCCCTCCGGAATGGCGCGCCGTTCAAGGACTGGGTGCTGCCGGCGTCGATCGAGCGGACGCGACGCAAGCTGCGCGCCGTCGCCGACGACGACCGGCAGATGGTCGATATCCTCGCCGCTGTACTGACGGACGGCCTGTCTGCGGTCGAGGCCGCCTGTGCGGAAGCGCTCGCCGAGGGCGTCTGCTCCGCCGACGTCATCCTCAACATCCTGGCCCGCCGGCGCGATCCGGCGCCGCCCATGACTATCATGACGCCAGAGGCGCTGCGGCTCGCGTCAGAGCCCGTCGCCGACTGCGCCCGCTATGACAGCCTCAGGAGGGCCCTCTGA